One genomic window of Angustibacter sp. Root456 includes the following:
- a CDS encoding DUF559 domain-containing protein codes for MEDLVVAGDHLLRRGLAGRAALHLVVEAWAGKRGVRRLARALPLLDGGADSPMESRLRLLLVRGGLPNPCVNRDVVEDGVWLARPDLSYPEQRIAIEYEGDQHRTDRRQWKSDKTRRRLLEDHGWLVIEVIDDDVYKTPVLTVARVRAALASRSR; via the coding sequence GTGGAGGATCTCGTGGTGGCGGGCGATCACCTGCTGCGCCGCGGGCTCGCCGGGCGAGCTGCTCTGCACCTCGTGGTCGAGGCGTGGGCCGGCAAGCGCGGCGTCCGGCGGCTGGCTCGAGCGCTGCCACTGCTCGACGGTGGCGCCGACTCGCCGATGGAGTCGCGCCTGCGCCTGCTGCTGGTGCGGGGCGGTCTGCCGAACCCCTGCGTCAACCGCGACGTCGTCGAGGACGGCGTGTGGCTGGCTCGGCCCGACCTCAGCTACCCCGAGCAGCGCATCGCCATCGAGTACGAAGGCGACCAGCATCGCACCGACCGCCGGCAGTGGAAGAGCGACAAGACCCGCCGACGGTTGCTCGAGGACCACGGGTGGCTGGTGATCGAGGTCATCGACGACGACGTCTACAAAACGCCCGTGCTGACCGTGGCGCGCGTGCGCGCCGCTCTCGCCAGCAGGAGTCGCTAG